One window of Sinorhizobium fredii NGR234 genomic DNA carries:
- a CDS encoding methyltetrahydrofolate cobalamin methyltransferase, with translation MTRTIVASATREIVIGFDQPFCVIGERINPTGRKKLAAEMIEGNFDTVIKDALEQVAAGATMLDVNAGVTAVNPNETEPPLLVKTLEIVQGLVDVPLSIDSSVTAAIEAGLRVAKGRPLVNSVTGEEEKLEAILPLVKKYDVPVVAISNDETGISMDPDVRFAVAKKIVERAMDHGIKPHDIVVDPLVMPIGALGDAGRQVFALLRRLREELKVNTTCGLSNISFGLPHRHGINAGFIPMVIGAGMTSAIMNPCRPQEMEAVRAANVLNGTDANCTNWIMTYRDHKPAEGGHAVAAAAPAAGGGRRGGRAARAGAGGRAE, from the coding sequence ATGACCCGCACCATCGTCGCTTCCGCCACCCGCGAGATCGTCATCGGTTTCGACCAGCCCTTCTGCGTCATCGGCGAACGCATCAACCCGACCGGCCGCAAGAAGCTCGCAGCCGAAATGATCGAGGGCAACTTCGACACGGTCATCAAGGATGCGCTGGAGCAGGTCGCCGCGGGTGCGACGATGCTGGACGTCAATGCGGGTGTGACAGCTGTCAACCCGAATGAGACCGAGCCGCCGCTGCTGGTCAAGACCTTGGAGATCGTCCAGGGCCTCGTCGACGTGCCGTTGTCGATCGACAGCTCCGTGACGGCGGCAATCGAAGCCGGCCTTCGGGTCGCCAAGGGCCGGCCGCTGGTCAACTCGGTCACCGGCGAAGAGGAGAAGCTGGAAGCGATCCTGCCGCTCGTCAAGAAATACGACGTACCGGTCGTGGCGATCTCCAACGATGAAACCGGCATCTCGATGGATCCGGACGTGCGCTTCGCCGTCGCCAAGAAGATTGTCGAGCGCGCCATGGATCACGGTATCAAGCCGCACGACATCGTTGTCGATCCGCTCGTCATGCCGATCGGCGCGCTTGGCGATGCCGGCCGGCAGGTCTTCGCGCTGCTGCGGCGCCTCCGCGAAGAGCTGAAGGTCAACACCACCTGCGGCCTTTCGAACATCTCATTCGGCCTGCCGCACCGCCACGGCATCAATGCCGGCTTCATCCCGATGGTGATCGGCGCCGGCATGACCTCGGCGATCATGAACCCCTGCCGCCCGCAAGAAATGGAAGCCGTACGCGCCGCGAACGTCCTGAACGGCACCGACGCGAACTGCACCAACTGGATCATGACCTATCGCGACCACAAGCCGGCCGAAGGCGGCCATGCCGTGGCCGCTGCGGCTCCGGCTGCCGGTGGTGGACGCCGCGGTGGGCGTGCGGCCCGAGCCGGCGCTGGCGGAAGAGCGGAATAA